In Mycolicibacterium gadium, the genomic window GTTGAGCATCCCGAAACCGCCGGAACGGGGACCGGTCATGTCCAGACCCAGCTCACCCAGCATCGGGACCTCGTCCAGGGTGATCTCCGCACCCTGGCCCGGCGCGTTGGGGCCGACGTCCTGACCGACGCCGGGCTGACGACGACCGTCGGCGATCAGTGCCACCCCGAGCACCAGATCCTCGTCGACCGGGCCGCGGCCGTTGCCGACATCACTGGCGATGTCACCGGCGATCACCGCACCCTGCGAGAAGCCGACCAGCACGTAACTGGTCAACGGGCAGCGATTGTTCATATCCGTCATGGCCCGCACCGCCGCGTCGAAGCCCTCGGCGCGGCTCTGGTCGTAGGACATCTGGTTGTCCGCGGCGAACGGATTGTGGAACTGCGCGGTGTAGGGAACCGTGTAGATCTCCAGCCGGCTCGCGTCGAACTGCTGACGCAGCGGGTTGGTGACGTTGAGGAGCAGCGCGATGGGGAACTGCGTCGGGTTGAACGGGTCGAGCTGAGGCGACGACTCCCAGGTACCGGGGACCGAGATCATCTGCACGTCGGGGCAGCTGGCGTCCTGGAATTCGGGCCGCGGCTTCCTGCCCGTCGGCGGAATGCCACCGGGAACCGATGTCGGCGGCTGTGCGCCCGGGACTGGGGACTCCGGCGATCGCTGCCACACCCAGACCAGCACCACGACCAGTACCACCACGAGCGAGACCGCCACCGCCGCGACGAGCCCCAGAATGCGGTGACGTTTGCGCCGAGTGGTCTTGGACATGGGTTCCCTGTTACTCCTAGCGTGCTGTGGATTGGTGTGCGCCGTTGGCGACTACTAGCAGAGTCGCTCGGTCGCGATGCGAATGTACTCGGCGGTCGCGGTGTCGATGTCGGCCGCCGACGGCGCAGCAGACGACAGGCCGTCGCCGTCGACCTCGCCGCGCACCACCGGCCGCACGAAGTCCCACACCGCGTGGTCGTTCTGTTTTGCGGCCCTGGCCTGACAGACATACGACCCGATCGACAGGGCGGCCAGATTGCTCGACGGCTGCACGCCTGCGGCGGTGAGCGCGTCGAGGTATTCGCGTTGCTTCGCCGTCACGACCACAGCGCTGGACTGTCCGCCCGCCTGGAGGGGTCCCGGCGGCGCCACGCCGGCGTCACCGTGCGCGGTTTCCGTTTCGGAGGTCGGCATGCCGATGGTGGCCATCACGTCGTTGCCCGAGCACCCGGTCATCAACGCGGGGACCGACGCCACCAGCAGCGTTGTCGCTGAAGTTGCCAACCATCCGGTCGAAGCGACCCGCCGCCGTACCGAAAGCTGCACGTTTCCAAGGTACCGGCTGAAACACAGAGGAAACTGAGAGCTCAGGGTGTGCCGCACTCGGTTGCTGCCTAGCGGATACGCGCTACCTGATGGTGGCGACCAGGTCGCCGGACATCGCGGCCAGCTGCCCGCTCCAGGCGCCCCAGTCATTGCCGCCGCTGGCCGGGAAGTCGAAGTGGCCGTTCTTGCCGCCGACCGAACGATAGTGCTGGTAGAACTCCTTGTTGGTGCCCGCCGCGATATCGCAGTAGCCGATCATCGCGGGCACGTCGCAGCCACCGGTGGTCGGGCTGTACACCCACAGCCGGGTGTTGTTGTCCGAAAGCAGTTGCACGTGGACGTTCGGTGAATGCCATTTCCACCGGCCCAGCTGTGGCAAGCCCCACATGTTGCGGATGTCGACACCGCCGAACTGCTGCAGGCCGGCGGTGATGGCGCCGTCGACGCCGGTGCGCTCAGGAGCCAGGAAACCGGACAGCGATCCCGCGAAGCGGTACCGGTCCGGGTGGAAGGTCGCCATCGCCATCGCGCCGTAGCCACCCTGGGACGCCCCGACGATGCCGTGCCCGCCGGGTGCGAGGCCCTTGTTGGCCGCCAGCCAGTTCGGCAGCTCGGTCGCCAGGAATGTCTCCCACTGCTTGCTGCCGTCCTGCTCCCAGTTGGTGTACATGCTCCAGGCGCCGCTGGCGGGTGCGGCGACCGAGATGCCCTGCCCGCCGAGGGTGGCCATCGCGTTACCCGCCGTCACCCAGTTGCTGACGTCGGGGGCCGCGTTGAAGGCGTCGAGCAGGACGACGGCGTGCGGTCCGCCGCCGGAGAATGCGACGGGGATATCGCGGCCCATTGCCGCCGACGGGACCATCAGCATTTCGACGTCGGCCTTGGCAGACGGTGCCATTGTCGTGCCGGCACCCCAAAGGCCGGCAGCCAGCACCACGGTCAACAACGTCCGAATCACGACATGCATCAACAGCCCCATTCCACGTTCGTCTCGCAGTCCCCGCGCGAGCAGTCAACCACACCTGCACGACGCGATGCCCCGGAAATGGCCGACGGCGGCGACCCCGAAGGATCGCCGCCGCCAGTCATGTCGTTTCCGACGAAGCGGTCAATTATCCGCCGGATTGAGCCGACGCCGGCTGAGCCTCAGTCGCGCCCTCGGCCGGGGCAGCGTCCCCGACGGGAGTGCTCGGCTGCGGCACGGCGCCCAGCACGCGCTGGATGTCGGGCTTCATCTGGTTGAGCTGCTGACCCCAGTACTCCCAGCTGTGAGTACCGGACTCCGGGAAGTTGAACACGCCGTTCTTACCACCGGCGGCGATGTAGTTCTCCTGGAACGTCTTGTTCGTCCGCAGGGTGAACTTCTCGAGGAACTCCGCGTTGAAGTTGTCGCCGGCCGGCATGCCGGTGCCATTGATATCGGCGGGCTTGCCGTTACCGCAGAACACCCAGATGCGGGTGCCATTGGCGACCAGCCGGTCGATGTTGACCATCGGGTCGTTGCGCTCCCACGCATTGCCCGGATCTTCGGTCTTGCCCCACATGTCGTCGGCGTCGTAACCGCCCGCGTCGCCCATCGACATGTTGACCAGCATCGGCCACCAACCTTCGGAAAGGTTCAGGAAGCCAGACAGCGAGGCCGCGTACTGGAACTGCTGCGGGTAGTAGATCGCCAGCGTCAGCGCGGCCGAACCGGCCATCGACAGACCGACTGCCGCATTGCGGTTCGGGTTCACACCCTTGTTCGCGGCCAGGTAGGACGGCAGCTCCTGCGTGAGGAACGTCTCCCACTTGTAGGTGGAGCAGCCAGCCTTACCGCAGGCCGGGCTGTACCAGTCGCTGTAGAAGCTGGACTGTCCGCCGACCGGCATGATCACCGCGAGGCCGGAATCGACGTACCACTCGAAGGCAGCGGTCTCGATGTCCCAGCCGTTGAAGTCGTCGCGGGCGCGAAGGCCGTCTAGCAAGTAGACGCCAGGCGCGTTCGGCCCACCGTTTTGGAACTGAACTTTGATGTCACGGCCCATCCCTGCGGACGGAACCATAAGGTACTCGACCGGCAGACCCGGACGAGAGAAAGCGCCCGCAGTCGCCGAGCCTCCGACGGCGCTGACGAGGGCGGGCAACACTGCTGCGGCCATCGCCACAGCCGCGAGCCGGCGCACCCACGCGCCACGGATCTTGCCAACGAACTTCATGCTTCATCTATCCCATCTGTCGTATGCCGCACGCGGAACTTGTCCGACGGACCCCGCCGCGTTGCTCGTGCAGTCAACCACAACTTGCTGTGGTACCTCTATTCGGCGTGTATCGTCCCTGGTCGCTCCTCAGCCTTTGAGGGTTGCGATCAGGTCTGGTCGCAGCGCTTGCAGCTGCGCTCCCCAGTACGGCCACGCGTGATTTCCCGCCGGCGGAAACTGGAAAGTGGCGTTGGCTCCCCCGGCCGCTACGTAGGCCTTTTGGAAGTCCAAATTGCTCTTGAGAGCCATCGTTTCAAGGCTATTCGCGTTGAACGCCTGATTCGGATCCGCGTTCACGTCGAGCGGGGTCGTGCCGCCGGGTGCACAGTAAACCCACAGCCGCGTGCCGTTGGCGACGATGCGAGAGACCTGTTTGATCGGGTCGTTGCGCTTCCAAGCGCTGTCCCACGGCGCGCCCCACATGTTGTCGACGTTGAAACCGCCCGCATCGAGCATCGCGACACGGATCGCCTGCTGCATGAACAGGGCCGACGGGTTCAGAAAGGCAGAAAGTGATGCGGCATAACGGAATTGCGCCGGGTGGTACGCGGACAGGATCAGGGCGGGACCACCCGACATCGACAGCCCGACGACGCCGTTGCCGGTCGGGGAGATCTGTTTGTTGGCCGCCAGCCACGACGGGAGCTCACTGGTGAGAAAGGTCTCCCACTTATAGGTGAAGGCCTGATTGTTGAAGCTCGACGGCGAATACCAGTCGGTGTAAAAACTGGACTGCCCGCCTACCGGCATCACTGTCGCGACACCGGAGTCCAAAAACCATTCAAAAGCCGGGGTTTCGATGTCCCAGCCGTTGTAGTCGTCGCGCGCACGCATGCCGTCGAGCAGATAGACGGCCTTCGAGGGACCGGTCATCGGCGCCCCCGTCGCGGGCTGGAATTGCACCCGGATGTTGCGGCCCATCGCCGTCGAGTACACGTCGAGGTATTCGACGGGCAGCCCCTCGCGAGAGAACGCGCCCGCGGGCGGTGTGACATTGGACACAACCGCGATCATCGGCATCGTCAGGACCGCGGCGACCACCGCGATCGCACGGCGAAGCCAGGTTCGCACAGGTCGTACCATCCTTCGTGAATCAAGCGCCAGTTCCAATGCGCTTGTGTATCGCCCGAGTCGCTCGTCGCGTTACCCGCGGTTAGGGCCCGGTAGCCGGCATCCCGGTGTACGGCTCGCGCGTCGGCTCCGGTACCTCCAGCCCGCAGCGCTGCAGCTCGTAGAGCGGCACCCGATCAATCCGATACTGAGTCAACGAATACGCGTGCATCAGATTCGACAGGAACCGGCGAGGCCCCATCTCGCCCCTGATGGCGTTGAGCATCGCGTCGGTCGCCGGGCACTCCAGCGCGGCCTCGGCCTGCGCGATCCAGTCCTCGTCGATATAGGACGGAATGAAGGGGCGGGTCTTGAGGAACGGACCCTCGGCCACCGCCCAGTCAGGGAACAGATTCTTGTCGTGACCGATGCGGCCGTCTTCCAGACGAGCGGTGTGCGCGGCAAGCGGGTTGGCCAATCCGATCTGGTCGATCACCCGGACATCCAGTCCGACGTTCATTCCGAGCATGCCGAGATTCGTGAAAAACACTGTGTGCGGGCCGGTTCGACCCTTGACGTCCGGTGGTGCGTCCGGAGGTGGCGGGATGGCGGGCACGACGTCCCACTGGTCGTAGTTGCCGGACGGCAGCAGCAGGGCGCCGTCGGGTGTGTTCTCGATCGCGGTCATCACCGCACGCATGCGGGGATAATCCAGGTAGTCGGCCGCGGTCAGCGGATGCGCGTTGCCCGTGGCCTGGGCATAGAACCGACGTTCGTCGACGATGCCGCTGTAGGTCACGCGGGTCGCGTCAGGTCCCATGCCGCTCGAATTGGCCACCCACAGCGACCATCCGACGATCGACACCCACAGCAGGCTCGTGGCCCCGACGAACAAATAGCCTGCGCCACGGGCCATTCGGCGCCCATCGGGCAGCACCAACGGAATCACCGAGATTGGCGCGAGCAGACAGAACAACGGGGTCAACAGGACTCGGCCGTGCATGAAATCGCCGCCCTGGCGGATCCAGTAGAGCGCCTGCAACAATCCGCTCACGAGCATGAAAGCCACCACGGCCTGCGGGCTCTGAACCGTCCGCGCCAGCCATCCCTGGCCGGGCGCCGTCGTATGACGGATACCCCACGGGCGGCCGCGCGTCACCATCACCACGGCTGCCAAGCCGATCAGCAAGACGGCGGGCGCCCACAGCAGGTAGGGATTGTTGAAGTTGGACAGGTACACGAAGCCCTGAGACCACTTGGAACCGGAGGCGTCCTTGGCCAGTGCGGTGCCGGGAACAATCAAGCCGTAGTAGCCCATTCGGAAGATCTCGTAGGCGACGGGTACCAGACCGCCCGCGAGCACGATCAGCCCGCGGCGGCGCCAATCACGCGCGGCGATCAGCATCATCACCAGAGCCAGCCCGCCGATCAACGCCAACTCGGGCCGAACCAGCACACTCATGCCTGCGACGAAAGCGAGTGCGCCGTCGAACAACCCGCTGACCGTGCGTGCGTCCGCCGCCGGTCCGACCGGCTGCCTGCGAATGGTCGGTGGGCCGCCACGGAACACCGGCGCCGCGTTCGCAGGACCGGGTGCGCGCAGCGCCTGCGCCCAGCACACCATCATCCACCACAGCAAGCCGAGATATGCCAGCACCAAACCGTTTTCCAGCCCGGAGGTGGCGAAGTCACGGGCCGGTGGAACCGCGATGTAGACCAGCGCACCCGCGGGGAGCATCAACGCGCGTCGACCTCGCAGGCTCGGCGCGTACAGCCGCGCGGTGCCCAGCATGATGAACACGACACCCAACACGCTGAGCGTCAGCGCCAGGTACAGCGCCACGTACTCCAGCTGTACAGGTCCGCCGACCCATGCGCCCAAATAAATCAGATAGGTCCACACCGTCGACGTGTTCGCCTCGACACGCTCGCCGGCGTTGAATACCGGACCGTTGCCCGCCAAGAGGTTTCGCACGGTCCGCAGGACGATGAGGCCGTCGTCGGCGATCCAGCGCCGCTGCCACGCGCCCCAACCGAACAGGCCCGCGACGACGATCACGCTCACCCACAGGCTGATTCGCACGGTGACGTCGTAGGGAAAGGCGGGCGCGCGCGACAAGCGGTCGCCGAGGCCGTCCATGAAACGGCTCCGGCCGGCAACCGGGGAACTCAACTTGTCAACTGAGGAAGATGGCGGCACCGATGGTTCCGATCCACGCCAGGGCCAGCAGCTGCAGAACCCGGTCCTTCAACGCGATTTCCTCGGGCTCACCGGCCATGCCCCCGTCGACGTCGACCGCGTACCGCAGGATCGCGATGACGAACGGGATCATCGACACCACGAACCAGGAGGTGCCGCCGGTGTCGTCGCGCTCGAACGCCCACAGGCCGTAACACAGCACCAGCGCCGTCGCCGACAACGTCCACACGAAGCGCAGGTAAGAGCTGGTGTAGCTCTCCAGCGACTTGCGAATCTTGGCCCCGGTACGCTCGGCGAGCTGGAGTTCGGCGTAGCGCTTACCCGCCGCCATGAACAGCGAGCCGAAGGCCATCATCAGCAGGAACCATTGCGACAGCGGCACATCCGCGGCGACGCCACCGGCGATCGCGCGGATCAGAAAGCCCGACGAGACGATGCAGATGTCGATCACGGGCTGGTGCTTGAGGCCGAAGCAGTACGCCAGCTGGATCACGATGTAGATCCCGATCACCAGCGCCAGGTTCGGCGTCACCAGCCAGGAGATCACCAGCGACGCCACACCGAGCGCCACCGCCAGGGTGTAGGCCAACCACTCCGGAACGACGCCTGCGGCGATGGGGCGGAACCGCTTGGTCGGGTGCGCCCGGTCGGCCTCGACGTCCCTCGCGTCGTTGACGAGGTACACGCACGAGGCGGCGAGACTGAAGACCACGAACGCCAACAACACCTGAACGAGGACTTCGCGGTAGTCGTAGGCGTATCGCGCGTCGCCGAGTGCGGCCACCGGTGCGGCGAACACCAGGACGTTCTTGACCCACTGCCGCGGCCGGAGTGCCTTGATGATTCCGGTGACGAGGTTGCGCGGTGGGCCCTTCTCGGGCACCGGCTCGTGATTCACCTGCGGGGTGCTCTCTGCACTGCTCTCGCTCGAGATGCTCATCAGACTCCTTCGGCCCGCTCTGTGACCATGGTGACCGCCTTCGCGACGGCCGCCCCAACCGCCACGCCGGTCAGCACGTCACTCGGGTAGTGCACACCGAGCACCAACCGCGACAACGCCATTGGTGGCACCAGGATCGCAGGCAACGGCAGGCCGGTGGCCCGACCCAACAGGATCGACGCCGCGGTGGTCGACGTCGCGTGCGCCGAAGGGAAACTCAGCCGGCTCGGAGTGCCCACGTTAACGGCGATCGCCGGGTGGTCGGGCCGTTCGCGCCGCACGACGCGCTTGATCACCACGGCGGCCGCGTGGGCTCCGAACGCGCCCACCCCAGCGGCAAGAAATGCTTTTCGCCGTGCCGGTCGCAGCAGCGCACCGAGCGCGGCGACCGCGAGCCACCCGATGCTGTGCTCGCCGAAGTGCGAAAGGGCGCGCGCGGCAGGCAGCACGCCGGGACGATCGGCGAGCGCAGACTGGACGGCGACCAGCACGGCGTCCTCGCCATGGGGACTTTCAGCCATCGGCCGACGGGAGCAGGACGGTCTCCCACTTCTGCTTACTCGTGAGCACCGGCAGCGCGTCGCGGTACACCCTGCGCATGCGATTGAACTTGCGCGAGAGCTGTGCCTGCCGTTTCAGCGATTCGCGAAGCAGCTCAGCGGCCTTCGCGCGGTCGCGTTGCCGGTACACGACACCGCGACCGTCGGCGGTGGTGACGGTGACGCCGTCGACCCTGCTCAGCGAGAACCACCGGGCATCCTGGGTGGCGACGTTGATCTGCGGACGACGATGGTGCTCGGGGTCGTGCGGCTTGAGTTGGTGCAGCACCCCGCGGGCCAGCCGGTACGAAATCGACAGCGGGTTGGTCGGGATCGTCACCTTCTTGCGCCACTTCTTGTCCGAGGGCGTCGGCAAAGCCGTCGCGCTGGGCAGCACCACCGCGTCGGGATACTCCTGACGCATCGCACGCACGTCGGGCAGCGCGGATTCGAGGATCGAGAAGATGTGCTCGGGCCCGGCGAGGAAGTCGTCCATGGCCTTGTTCTGGATAGCCACGGTCGAATACTCAAGGCACATCAGATGTTTGATCGTCGCCTTGAAGTGGCTGGCGATCAGCCCGCTGACATTGCCGTCCCAGTGCATGGCCGCGACCACGAGCCGGTTGCGCAGATGGAAGTACGCCTGCCAGTCGATGGCGTCGTCCTTGTCGCTCCACGCCATGTGCCAGATAGCGGCGCCGGGCAGCGTGACGGTCGGATAGCCGTGCTCGCCGGCCCGCAAGCCGTAGTCGGCGTCGTCCCACTTGATGAACAACGGTAACGGCTGGCCTAGCTCCTCGGCGACCTGGCGCGGGATCATGCACATCCACCAGCCGTTGTAGTCGACGTCGATGCGACGGTGCAGCAGCCTGCTGCGGGGTTCCTCTTCGTCGCTGAGGGAGTACTTCGCGAAGTTGTGGTCGTACTCGGTGTTGACCGCGTTGGTCCACATGAAGTTCTCAGCGTCGACCATCTCGCCCATCACATGCAGGTGACTGGGCTCCTGCAGGTTGAGCATCTGGCCGCCGACCAGTGTCGGGACTTTCGCGAACCGGTTCAGCGCGAGCGCCCGCAGGATCGAGTCGGGCTCGACGCGGATGTCGTCGTCCATGAACAGGATCTGTTCGCAGTCGGTGTTCTTCAGCGCCTCGTACATCACCCGGCTGTATCCGCCGGATCCGCCGAGGTTGGGCTGATTGTGCACCGAGAGCCGGTTGCCCAGGGCGGCGGCGGCCGCGTCGAACCCCGGATGGTCCTTGACCTTACTGGTGCCCTGGTCGGACACGATCACCGCGCTGATCACCTTGTCCACCAACGGATCCGACGTCAGCGCGGTCAGTGCGTTGACGCAATCCGACGGACGGTTGAAGGTCGGGATTCCGACGGCGACGTTGGCGCGTCCCGGCGCGACGTCCGGTGCGTACCAGCCCGCACCGTGCAGCGTGGAGTTGGTATTGGTGGTGATGTCGAACCAGATCCACCCGCCGTCCTCGAACGGCGACAGATCGATCTCGAACTCGACGGAGGCGGGAGCGCCGACATCGGATTCCGCGGCCGGACCGCCGGAGTCGCCGCTGCTGATCGGTTCACCGCCGACCGTGATCCTGGCGCCGGTCGCCTTGGAGCGGTAGACGTCGACGCGCGCGCTGCCGGTGAGCTCGACGCGCAACACCACCGACTTCAGCGTCGACCAGCGCCGCCAATAGCTGGCCGGGAAGGCGTTGAAGTACGTCGCGAAGGACACCTCGGATTCCGCGCCGATCTCCAGAGTGGTGCGCGTCTGCGCATGGGCGCGACGGGCGTTGGTGTCCGACTCGTCGAGGTAGAGCTTGCGGACGTCGAGCGGTTCGCCGGGGCGCGGCAGGATGACGCGCGCCAACAGGCTGACCGCCTTGGTGTCTCCGGCGTCGAGCGCGCCGGACGGGATGTCACTCATGCGCTACTGCTTTCTGTGCCAGGTTCGGCAAGGGGCGCGCCGTCACGCAGGTGCGGCGCGAGCGTGTTGTCGTACATATTCAATGCGCTGGCGATCGCCATGTGCATGTCGAGGTACTGATAGGTGCCCAGGCGTCCGCCGAACAGCACCTTCGCCGAGGCCGTCTCGGCCTTGGCCCGCGCCCGGTAGGCCGCGAGCAGGGAGCGATCGGTCTCGGTGTTGATCGGGTAGTACGGCTCGTCGTCGTCATCGGCGAAGCGCGAGAACTCCCGCATGATCACGGTCTTGTCGTCCGGATACTTCCGCTCGGGATGGAAGTGCCGGAACTCGTGGATCCGGGTGTAGGGCACGTCGAGGTCGTTGTAGTTCATGACGGGGGTGCCTTGGTAATCCCCGCAGTCGCTCAGTACCTCGAGTTCGAAATCGAGTGTGCGCCAACCCAGCCGGCCTTCTACATAGTCGAAGTACCGGTCCAGCGGACCGGTATAGACAACCGGAGCCGACGGGGACTCTTTACGAAGCTCGTCGCGCACGTCGAACCAGTCGGTGTTCAGCCGCACCTCGATGCGGTCGTCGGCCGCCATGTTCTCCAGCCACGCGGTGTAGCCCTCGACAGGAAGGCCCTCGTAGGTGTCGTTGAAGTAGCGGTTGTCGAACGTGTAGCGCACCGGCAGCCGGGTGATGTTGGCCGCGGGCAGTTCCCGGGGGTCGGTCTGCCACTGCTTGGCGGTGTAGCCCTTGACGAACGCCTCATAGAGCGGGCGGCCGATCAGCGAGACGGCCTTCTCTTCGAGGTTCTGCGCGTCGTCGGTCTCGATCTCGGCGGCCTGCTCGGCGATCAGCTGGCGGGCCTGATCCGGCGTGAAGTACTTGCCGAAGAACTGCGACACCAGGCCCAACCCCATGGGGAACTGGTAGGCCTGCCCGTTGTGCATGGCGAAGACGCGGTGCTGGTAGCCGGTGAAGTCGGTGAACTGGCGCACGTAGTCCCACACCCGCTTGTTGGAGGTGTGGAAGAGGTGCGCGCCGTACTTGTGGATCTCGATGCCGGTCTGCGGTTCGGCTTCCGAGTAGGCATTGCCGCCGATGTGCGGTCGGCGGTCGACCACCAACACACGCTTGTTCAGCTGCGATGCCACGCGCTCGGCGACCGTCAGGCCGAAGAATCCGGAACCGACAACGATCAGGTCGAAACGGGTTCCGGAGGGCAGGAGCGGAGCGACCGGGGGAAAAGACTTGGTCATCGGCAGCAAGGGTATCCGACGGCCGCCGTGCGCCCGAATTGCGACAGAGCCCTCAGGTCAAGATTGGCTCACAATTCCGTATCGTCACTTCAGTCTCACCAGTCACACCAGTACCGTCGAACGCGTACGAATACCTAGCCAGACGTAGTCCATGTATTGAGGAGACTTCCGTGCCGAACCGACGTCGACGCAGGCTCTCGACAGCCATGAGCGCAGTCGCCGCCCTGGCCGTCGCGAGTCCAGCCGCTGTAGTCGCCGTATCCGAATTGTCCGCGAGCATCGATCCGCAGCCCCAGAAGCGCGAGTTCGTCCAGGCCGCGACGATCACCGACCTGCCCAACGAACTGATGTCAGCGCTGTCACAGGGCCTCTCGCAGTTCGGCATCAACCTGCCGCCCATGCCCACGGGTGTGCTGACGGGTACCGGCGCGAGCACGCCGACGACGCTGACCTCACCCGGCCTGACCTCGCCTGCGCTCACCACGCCCGGTCTCACCACGCCCGGGCTGACGACACCGGGTCTGACCACACCGGGCCTGACGACACCGGGACTGACCACACCGGGACTGACGACACCCGGTCTTGACGTCCCGAGTGCGACCGTCCCCGGTCTCACCGCGACCGGTCCGTCGTTGACCGATCCGGCGCTGGCCAACCCCGCACTGACGAGTCCGTCGCTGTCCAGCCCGGGTCTGACCAGCCCGACGGCTGACGCGGGCGGCCTGACCACGCCCGCTGCGTCGCTCACCGATCCGGCGCTGGCACCGCTCGCCACCAGCGCCCTGCCCGCCCCCGGCGAGGTACCGATCTCGGCGCCGATCGGGCTGGATCCCGGCGCGGGCATGTACCCGATCCTGGGTGACCCGTCGCTGGCGACCATGCCGGCGAGCACCGGCGGCGGCAGCACCGGCATCATCGGCGACCTGTCGAGCATGGCCAACCAGCTCGGCGCGGGTCAGGCGATCGACCTACTCAAGGGCATGGTGATGCCCGCGATCATGTCGGCGGTCAAGCCTGCGGGTGCCCCGGCAGTCGCAGGTGCGGCCCCCGCGGCCGCGGCTGAGGCGGCCCCGGCCGCAGCGGCAGGAGCCTCGACGGGCGCCGGCGCTTAAGACCTGTCACCGAACGGCACCGCAGAAGCCTTCCCCCGGGCTCTGCGGTGCCGTTGCGTGTGGATTCGCCACCAGATTGGTACGCGCCGGCGCGTGTCGAATCATTGGTAACAACTGGCACATACGTAACATCAGTCCGTGCTGTATCGCCGCCCGCTGCCGTCGATGCTGTTCACCGCCGTTGCGGCGACGGCAGTCGTCCTTCCGATGGCGATCTACGGAATCCCCGGTGTCGGCGATGACGACCCGCAAGCTCGTGCTCCACAGCTTGCCCAGCAGCCGCTGACCGGTCTCGGCGGCGGGGAGACGATTCGGGAGATCCACCAGGCCACCCCCTTCTCACTGGTCGCGCTGACCTCGGAGAAGGGAGGTGACCTCGCCGGCACTTCGGCCCGGATCCGCGCCAAGAAACCCGACGGCAGCTGGGGCCCCTGGTACGAGGCGGAAGCCATGGACGGCCTCGGACCCGACACCCCGACGCCCGGCGCCCCCGACGGCACAGAACCGGTCTTCGTCGGCCGCACGACGACGGTGCAGATCGCGGTCACCCGGCCGCCGCAAGCGCCGAAGCCGCCCAAGCCCGCCGACGATCGGCCTCAGTTGGGCTACGTGCCTGCCAACGTCGAGCAACCGTTGCCCCAGAACATCAACGCGGTGCTGATCAGCCCGCCGGAGGCGCCGGTGGATACGTTGCCCCGGCCCTCGGCGGTCACGGCGCCGGGATCGCCGCCACAGATCATCAACCGCGCGGGGTGGGGCGCCGACGAGGGAATGCGATGCGGAAACCCCGTGTACGACAAGGGGATCCGAGCCGGAATCGTCCACCACACCGCAGGCAGTAACGACTACGCGCCAGCGGATTCGGCCGGCATCATCCAGTCGATTTACGAGTACCACACTCGCACGTTGGGCTGGTGCGACATCGCCTACAACGCGATGGTCGACAAGTACGGCCAGGTCTTTGAAGGTCGCGCGGGCGGCATCGACAAGCCCGTGGAGGGCGCCCACACCGGTGGTTTCAACCGTGACACCTGGGGTGTGGCGATGCTGGGCAACTTCGACCAGGCGGCGCCGACACCGATTCAGTTGGAGAACACGGGCCGACTGCTCGGATGGCGCCTCGGCCTCGATCACATCAACCCCAAGGGCACGGTGATACTCGCCTCTGCCGGCGGCTCGTTCTCCAAGTTCGCGTTCGGCGCCACCCCGACGCTGCCGACCATCTTCACCCACCGCGATGTCGGCATCACCGAATGCCCGGGCGGTGCTGCGTATGCCGCGATGGGCCAGATCCGGGACATCGCA contains:
- the glf gene encoding UDP-galactopyranose mutase, which encodes MTKSFPPVAPLLPSGTRFDLIVVGSGFFGLTVAERVASQLNKRVLVVDRRPHIGGNAYSEAEPQTGIEIHKYGAHLFHTSNKRVWDYVRQFTDFTGYQHRVFAMHNGQAYQFPMGLGLVSQFFGKYFTPDQARQLIAEQAAEIETDDAQNLEEKAVSLIGRPLYEAFVKGYTAKQWQTDPRELPAANITRLPVRYTFDNRYFNDTYEGLPVEGYTAWLENMAADDRIEVRLNTDWFDVRDELRKESPSAPVVYTGPLDRYFDYVEGRLGWRTLDFELEVLSDCGDYQGTPVMNYNDLDVPYTRIHEFRHFHPERKYPDDKTVIMREFSRFADDDDEPYYPINTETDRSLLAAYRARAKAETASAKVLFGGRLGTYQYLDMHMAIASALNMYDNTLAPHLRDGAPLAEPGTESSSA
- a CDS encoding N-acetylmuramoyl-L-alanine amidase: MLFTAVAATAVVLPMAIYGIPGVGDDDPQARAPQLAQQPLTGLGGGETIREIHQATPFSLVALTSEKGGDLAGTSARIRAKKPDGSWGPWYEAEAMDGLGPDTPTPGAPDGTEPVFVGRTTTVQIAVTRPPQAPKPPKPADDRPQLGYVPANVEQPLPQNINAVLISPPEAPVDTLPRPSAVTAPGSPPQIINRAGWGADEGMRCGNPVYDKGIRAGIVHHTAGSNDYAPADSAGIIQSIYEYHTRTLGWCDIAYNAMVDKYGQVFEGRAGGIDKPVEGAHTGGFNRDTWGVAMLGNFDQAAPTPIQLENTGRLLGWRLGLDHINPKGTVILASAGGSFSKFAFGATPTLPTIFTHRDVGITECPGGAAYAAMGQIRDIAARFNRPPGPADLADTLRGGAIFMRWESMGGPNGALGAPRSPEASGEGPTRYANFERGAIYWSPTSGAEPVTGEIYKAWGALGFERGALGLPTSGEIQEPQWIVQNFQHGTLNFDRQNGTVTRVIDGVPTELPKADTAKTPIQLERFTPPISPA